A stretch of Metabacillus sp. FJAT-52054 DNA encodes these proteins:
- a CDS encoding CBO0543 family protein: MEKLLIRGLFAACTVALPFVFKSKYFKELLIVFFAKGSLSTILDLIYIRHKRIEYPVRPFPKIFQTNILFDLFFFPLLSVIWVRQSYRDGIGGILLKSLTWSVPMSIAQWYMEKKTKLFKWKKWNIFYTFSCTSFTLLTIRALHAAVKKIEAFKNDHDHSERS; encoded by the coding sequence ATGGAAAAATTGCTTATAAGAGGGCTGTTCGCAGCTTGTACTGTTGCTTTGCCTTTTGTATTTAAAAGCAAATATTTCAAAGAGCTGCTCATTGTCTTTTTTGCAAAAGGGTCGCTATCAACCATCTTGGATTTAATTTATATCCGCCATAAAAGAATTGAATATCCGGTTCGTCCTTTTCCAAAAATTTTTCAAACGAACATCCTGTTTGATTTGTTTTTCTTCCCATTACTGAGTGTTATTTGGGTTCGGCAATCGTATAGAGACGGAATAGGCGGGATTTTATTAAAAAGCCTTACGTGGAGTGTGCCGATGAGTATCGCTCAATGGTATATGGAGAAAAAAACGAAGCTTTTCAAGTGGAAAAAATGGAACATCTTTTACACGTTCAGCTGTACCAGCTTTACGCTATTAACGATAAGGGCGCTTCATGCAGCAGTAAAAAAAATTGAAGCCTTTAAAAATGATCATGATCACAGCGAAAGAAGCTGA
- a CDS encoding sugar ABC transporter permease has product MSNRNFSKAKAREAGQGYVFMSPTLLVLLLFIIGPILYAIFLAFHKVQLLGAADFQYVGFDNFTKIMNDEKAKIALWNTFKYVIIVVPVQTILALVLAATLNAGIKGQKFFRIIYFLPTLTSSAVLTLIFMWMYNQNGLFNKFLSIFGLPGYNWIGDPSIALNAIMMMNIWSTAPFYMVIYLAALQDIPESLYEAAELDGANVFQKFLFITVPNLRPVTSFVVIMGLIGTFQLFDQSYIFSGGSGGPNNSTLTVVLLIYQYAFKSMGTMGYAAAIAFALAIVILIATLIQRKFSKEESLY; this is encoded by the coding sequence ATGAGCAATCGAAACTTTTCAAAAGCTAAAGCAAGAGAAGCCGGTCAAGGTTATGTATTTATGAGTCCGACATTGCTTGTCCTGCTTTTGTTTATCATCGGACCTATTTTATATGCCATCTTCCTTGCCTTCCACAAAGTACAGCTGCTTGGCGCAGCTGACTTTCAATACGTCGGCTTTGATAATTTCACAAAAATCATGAATGATGAAAAAGCGAAAATTGCCCTTTGGAATACATTCAAATATGTCATCATCGTTGTGCCGGTCCAAACAATCTTAGCCTTAGTGCTGGCCGCTACACTAAATGCCGGAATAAAAGGACAGAAGTTCTTCAGAATTATCTACTTCCTTCCGACATTAACGTCATCAGCTGTTTTAACGCTGATCTTCATGTGGATGTATAACCAAAACGGTTTGTTTAATAAATTTTTATCCATTTTCGGATTACCTGGCTACAATTGGATTGGAGATCCATCCATTGCATTGAATGCCATCATGATGATGAATATCTGGTCGACTGCCCCATTCTACATGGTCATTTACCTGGCGGCACTTCAGGATATTCCTGAATCATTATATGAAGCAGCTGAACTGGACGGAGCAAATGTATTTCAGAAATTCTTATTTATTACCGTCCCGAATCTGCGTCCTGTCACTTCTTTTGTCGTCATCATGGGACTGATTGGAACATTCCAGCTTTTTGATCAATCCTACATTTTCTCAGGAGGATCCGGAGGGCCGAACAATTCCACGTTAACGGTGGTTCTGCTTATTTATCAATATGCTTTTAAGAGCATGGGAACGATGGGATATGCAGCAGCCATCGCCTTTGCGCTCGCAATCGTCATTCTGATTGCTACACTCATCCAAAGAAAATTTTCAAAAGAAGAATCACTATACTAA
- a CDS encoding carbohydrate ABC transporter permease: MKKFKPGKLLLYVILILYAVVTLIPFLWALGSSFKTLGEIVSGSINFFPKEFTFDNYKQIFLEQKLFPRWLFNSLFIGVAGTLLNLLFNSMAGYALARLSFPGKKPLFILILAILMIPAQVTMIPNYLILKEFGWLNTYQGMIIPAMINVTFIFMMRQFFINFPKELEEAAEIDGLNRFGVFFRIVLPLAKPALAAQAIFVFMGFWNDFMRPLIIMSDPTMFTLPLGLNTFKGQYISYWNYIMAASMVFTLPVLLLYGFFNRYFIKGISFTGGK; the protein is encoded by the coding sequence GTGAAAAAATTCAAGCCTGGAAAACTCTTGCTGTATGTAATCCTTATCCTATACGCAGTCGTCACGCTTATCCCATTCCTATGGGCACTTGGCTCTTCGTTTAAAACGCTTGGAGAAATTGTGAGCGGATCCATCAATTTTTTTCCGAAAGAGTTTACGTTTGATAACTATAAGCAAATTTTCCTCGAGCAAAAGCTTTTCCCGCGATGGCTCTTTAACAGTTTATTCATCGGAGTAGCCGGTACCCTGCTGAATCTCCTTTTCAACAGTATGGCGGGCTATGCTCTGGCAAGGCTGAGCTTTCCTGGAAAGAAGCCGCTGTTTATTTTAATCCTTGCCATTTTGATGATTCCTGCTCAGGTCACGATGATTCCGAACTACTTAATTCTTAAGGAATTTGGCTGGCTTAATACGTATCAGGGAATGATTATCCCTGCGATGATCAACGTTACCTTTATCTTTATGATGCGCCAGTTCTTTATTAACTTCCCTAAAGAACTCGAAGAAGCTGCAGAGATTGATGGTTTGAACCGTTTCGGTGTTTTCTTCCGGATCGTACTTCCGCTTGCAAAACCTGCACTTGCTGCCCAGGCAATCTTTGTTTTCATGGGCTTCTGGAACGACTTTATGAGACCGCTGATTATCATGTCCGATCCAACAATGTTTACGCTGCCGCTTGGTCTTAATACATTTAAAGGCCAATATATTTCCTACTGGAACTATATTATGGCAGCATCAATGGTATTTACTCTTCCTGTATTGCTTCTGTACGGATTCTTTAACCGATACTTTATTAAAGGGATATCCTTTACAGGGGGAAAATAA
- a CDS encoding amylo-alpha-1,6-glucosidase, whose protein sequence is MDYLVIKENDLFLLSEPNGDITGNHSYGLGLYSKDTRFLSKLELTINGEKPILLSSDGSDNRISKVLLTNPHMEKNGELILWRESIQLERERFISEDTLYETIRLKNYFPKPVSFSIEVSFDADFSDMFIVRGFQTGKVGERTGQEFNENAFKIMYEGSDKIKRATRVSWDRQPGGIQEHGLITYVFDLEHGQEDSFTIMVEPLAGDEDKTNAVQPQKALQKLTSSYEEWKNASASISTDLLPLQKLVDRGMADLRVLMTDIGHGMFPVAGLPWFGVPFGRDSLIAALQMLAFNPEVAKGTLKTMASTQGTKVDPWRDEQPGKIMHEMRFGELANTDQIPFTPYYGTIDATPLYLILLTEYVKWTGDLKVAEELMDSVEKALKWIDEYGDRDGDLFVEYHQESSKGIANQGWKDSGDSIVHRNGDYAETPIALAEVQGYVYQAKTGIAEILEALGQPEKASDLRHQAQELKQKFEEEFWMEDKQFYAIALDQNKEQVGTVTSNPGHVLFSGMLEQNRADAVAEMLTSEKMFSGFGIRTMGEGEAGYNPMSYHDGSVWPHDNSMTLIGMSKLKQQSHAKTVMSGLIKAADHFEYERLPELFCGYPASIGKAVKYPVACSPQAWAAGTPLVFIQSILGLFPDSLNKKIDLSPNLLDEMNELLVSNISIGNGILSLSLRRSGETTECEIIENTTGFEVITAGIASPVKNK, encoded by the coding sequence ATGGACTACCTTGTAATCAAAGAAAACGATCTATTTTTATTATCTGAACCGAACGGAGATATTACAGGAAACCATTCTTACGGATTAGGACTTTACTCGAAAGACACCAGATTTTTAAGCAAGCTGGAGCTGACAATTAACGGGGAAAAGCCAATCCTTCTCTCATCAGATGGTTCAGACAACCGGATCTCCAAAGTTCTTCTCACAAATCCTCATATGGAGAAAAATGGTGAATTAATTCTTTGGAGAGAATCCATTCAGTTAGAAAGAGAGCGTTTTATATCTGAAGATACTTTATATGAAACCATTCGTCTTAAAAACTATTTTCCAAAGCCAGTTTCATTCTCGATCGAGGTTTCTTTTGACGCAGATTTCAGCGATATGTTCATAGTTAGAGGATTTCAAACAGGTAAAGTTGGAGAGAGAACGGGCCAGGAATTCAATGAAAACGCCTTCAAAATAATGTATGAAGGTTCTGATAAAATCAAGCGGGCTACAAGAGTTTCCTGGGACCGGCAGCCTGGCGGAATTCAGGAGCATGGGCTGATTACATATGTTTTCGATTTGGAACACGGCCAGGAGGATTCTTTTACCATCATGGTTGAGCCTTTAGCCGGTGACGAGGATAAAACAAATGCTGTTCAGCCGCAAAAAGCCTTGCAGAAACTAACCTCTTCTTATGAAGAGTGGAAGAACGCTTCCGCCTCCATTTCTACAGATCTCTTACCTTTGCAAAAACTGGTAGACCGAGGAATGGCGGATTTACGAGTATTGATGACTGACATAGGGCATGGGATGTTTCCGGTCGCAGGTCTTCCGTGGTTTGGGGTTCCATTTGGCCGTGATAGTTTAATAGCTGCGCTGCAAATGCTTGCCTTCAACCCGGAAGTAGCAAAGGGCACATTGAAGACAATGGCAAGCACTCAAGGCACAAAGGTGGATCCATGGCGCGATGAGCAGCCGGGAAAAATCATGCATGAAATGAGATTCGGCGAACTTGCCAATACGGACCAAATTCCGTTTACTCCTTACTATGGAACCATTGATGCAACCCCGTTATACCTGATTCTGCTGACAGAATACGTAAAATGGACTGGTGATTTGAAGGTTGCAGAAGAATTGATGGATAGTGTCGAGAAGGCTCTAAAATGGATTGATGAATACGGGGACCGGGATGGCGACCTATTCGTTGAATACCATCAGGAGTCGAGCAAGGGAATAGCGAACCAGGGCTGGAAGGACTCAGGTGACTCGATTGTTCACCGAAACGGGGATTACGCAGAAACTCCGATTGCTCTTGCTGAAGTTCAAGGATATGTTTATCAGGCTAAAACCGGCATCGCTGAGATTTTGGAAGCGCTCGGACAGCCAGAAAAAGCATCAGATTTGAGACACCAGGCCCAAGAGCTTAAACAGAAATTCGAGGAAGAATTCTGGATGGAAGATAAACAATTTTACGCCATTGCGCTGGATCAAAATAAGGAACAGGTTGGAACGGTAACCTCCAACCCGGGCCACGTTCTTTTCTCAGGAATGCTTGAGCAAAATCGGGCGGACGCTGTGGCGGAAATGCTTACTTCAGAAAAAATGTTTTCCGGATTTGGAATCAGGACGATGGGCGAAGGAGAAGCAGGATATAATCCGATGAGCTATCACGATGGAAGCGTATGGCCGCATGACAATAGCATGACCTTGATCGGCATGAGCAAGCTAAAACAGCAAAGCCATGCAAAAACGGTGATGTCAGGACTGATTAAGGCAGCAGATCATTTTGAATACGAACGCCTTCCTGAATTATTCTGCGGATACCCTGCATCGATAGGCAAAGCCGTGAAATACCCTGTAGCATGTTCTCCTCAAGCATGGGCAGCGGGAACACCTCTTGTTTTTATCCAATCCATTCTCGGACTGTTCCCGGACAGTCTGAATAAAAAAATTGATTTGTCTCCAAATCTATTAGATGAAATGAATGAACTGCTAGTCAGCAATATTTCAATTGGCAATGGAATTTTATCGCTTTCTCTCAGACGGTCAGGGGAGACAACAGAGTGCGAAATAATAGAGAATACGACTGGTTTTGAAGTCATTACAGCGGGAATCGCTTCACCCGTTAAAAACAAATAA
- a CDS encoding LacI family DNA-binding transcriptional regulator, whose protein sequence is MTTIKDIAKAAGVSVTTVSRALNGYSDVNEKTRKKIIEISKELNYSPNILARGLVMNKSKTIGLLVSGFNKESIKDNFTFEVLSGINQYAAETDYDLVLFNTTSTKQREKTYAQLCRERRVDGVILQGIKTDDPYLQEVVESNIPCVLIDIPIQTENVGFVTTDNIAGAKSAVRYLIELGHKNIAMVNGHDLAFVSQERLEGYKRALSEAGLSFRKELVINGAFEEGKSEEVTHKLLNDYPEVTAVFCASDLMALGSIKAAGKSGRKVPESLSVIGYDDILLSSYVSPSLTTIAQNKQQLGFHAAQQLIEMLEKESAPAHIILETELKIRQSTAGI, encoded by the coding sequence TTGACGACGATCAAAGATATTGCAAAAGCTGCAGGGGTGTCTGTTACAACGGTTTCTAGAGCCTTGAACGGATATTCCGATGTAAATGAAAAAACAAGGAAGAAAATTATTGAGATTTCTAAAGAGCTGAATTACAGCCCGAACATTCTCGCTAGAGGTCTCGTAATGAACAAATCCAAAACAATCGGATTGCTCGTTTCTGGATTTAATAAAGAAAGCATTAAAGACAACTTCACCTTTGAAGTTCTATCTGGTATTAACCAGTATGCGGCAGAGACAGATTACGACCTGGTGCTGTTTAATACTACTTCCACGAAACAGCGGGAAAAAACATATGCACAGCTGTGCCGCGAAAGACGGGTGGACGGTGTTATCCTGCAGGGGATAAAGACAGATGATCCATACTTGCAGGAAGTTGTTGAAAGCAACATCCCATGTGTACTAATCGATATTCCTATTCAGACAGAGAATGTTGGGTTTGTTACGACAGATAACATTGCCGGTGCGAAAAGCGCGGTGCGTTATTTGATTGAGCTTGGACATAAGAACATTGCCATGGTTAACGGTCACGATTTAGCATTTGTAAGCCAGGAGCGCTTGGAAGGGTATAAGCGTGCACTTTCCGAGGCGGGATTATCCTTCAGGAAAGAACTAGTAATAAATGGAGCCTTTGAAGAGGGAAAATCAGAAGAGGTCACTCACAAACTTTTGAATGATTACCCCGAGGTAACCGCTGTTTTTTGCGCAAGTGACTTGATGGCGTTAGGTTCAATAAAAGCTGCAGGAAAATCAGGCAGGAAAGTACCTGAAAGTTTATCCGTTATCGGCTATGATGATATTTTGCTTTCTTCTTACGTTTCACCGAGTTTGACCACTATTGCACAAAATAAACAACAACTTGGGTTCCATGCCGCTCAACAGCTGATTGAAATGCTTGAAAAAGAATCAGCTCCTGCACATATAATATTGGAAACGGAGCTTAAAATTAGGCAATCTACTGCAGGAATTTAA
- a CDS encoding metalloregulator ArsR/SmtB family transcription factor, which yields MDLLTIFKALSNDTRLSILEWLREPEKHFQNKQAHLPKEVYNQGGVCVGDIQEKANLSQSTVSNYLSMLQKAGLLHSVRHGQWTYYRRNEELIQELSNYISKDL from the coding sequence ATGGACCTATTAACCATTTTCAAAGCACTTTCAAATGATACACGTTTGAGTATATTAGAGTGGCTTCGTGAACCTGAGAAGCATTTTCAGAATAAGCAAGCTCATCTGCCGAAGGAGGTTTATAATCAGGGCGGAGTTTGTGTTGGAGATATTCAGGAAAAAGCAAACCTTTCTCAGTCTACCGTTTCAAATTATTTATCCATGCTGCAAAAAGCCGGTCTTCTTCATTCAGTCCGTCATGGCCAGTGGACCTATTATCGCAGAAATGAAGAGCTGATTCAGGAGCTCTCGAACTATATATCCAAAGATCTTTGA
- a CDS encoding DMT family transporter has product MSIIMAVLALFGGVTLSAQSSINGAFSKKTGTFETSFFTFLTGFMFLTVIVIFFGEGNILNLVEVPKWQLICAILGTAYMLLTVLSVPFIGVTAASIATVIGQLGGSMLVDHFGWFGSTQIPFEWDRASGVLLMILALFFIFQGNKKASK; this is encoded by the coding sequence ATGAGTATCATTATGGCGGTTTTGGCTCTTTTTGGAGGAGTAACGTTAAGTGCGCAATCCTCCATAAATGGGGCATTCAGCAAGAAGACCGGAACATTCGAAACATCATTTTTTACATTTTTAACAGGATTCATGTTTCTAACGGTTATTGTTATTTTCTTTGGTGAAGGGAACATTTTGAATTTAGTTGAAGTTCCGAAGTGGCAGCTTATTTGCGCGATTCTCGGAACGGCGTATATGTTATTAACCGTTCTTTCTGTTCCATTTATCGGCGTTACCGCTGCAAGCATAGCGACAGTTATCGGGCAGCTGGGAGGGAGTATGCTAGTCGATCACTTTGGCTGGTTTGGAAGCACGCAAATCCCGTTTGAATGGGACCGTGCATCTGGTGTCCTGCTCATGATTCTAGCCTTATTTTTTATTTTTCAGGGTAATAAAAAAGCATCAAAATAA
- a CDS encoding DMT family transporter, with protein MKIIFYAAAVLAGGSLAFEGAIAGQLGTVIGELESSYYIFMMGTILLGLITVFFGKGNLSNIFKAPKWNLTGGLLGTVYLTILVISIPFVGIGVSMVSVIVGQMITSMVIEHFGWLGSEKITISKERIAAIVCMGAALFFIF; from the coding sequence ATGAAAATTATATTTTACGCTGCTGCAGTGCTTGCAGGGGGCTCCCTTGCATTCGAAGGGGCGATTGCCGGCCAGCTCGGAACGGTCATTGGTGAACTGGAGAGCAGCTATTATATTTTTATGATGGGAACGATTCTTCTTGGGCTGATCACGGTATTTTTCGGGAAAGGAAATCTGTCGAATATTTTTAAAGCACCCAAGTGGAACCTGACAGGCGGATTGCTCGGGACCGTTTACTTAACGATCCTCGTCATAAGCATTCCTTTTGTAGGAATTGGTGTATCCATGGTTTCGGTCATTGTTGGCCAAATGATCACTTCGATGGTCATCGAACATTTTGGATGGCTTGGAAGCGAAAAAATAACCATCAGCAAGGAACGAATTGCAGCGATTGTCTGTATGGGCGCTGCGCTGTTCTTTATATTCTAG
- a CDS encoding ABC transporter substrate-binding protein, protein MKIKKMLAGMSMTALMLGTALTGCSGDKEKTASNGEKTEITLAGWGSSPEETKLLDEILKDFESSHPNIKVKRETIADQYMDVIKTRLIGGEGPDVFYLDAFEAPGLISTGTVQPLDEYIKEDFDLKDFEEPLIKAFQNEGKTYGVPKGYSTLAMFYNKKMLEEAGVEVPKTWEEFQAASKKLSNGKGVYGFGASPELARLYHIAQAKGGKVATDNKATFADQKVVDSLQPIVDMHNVEKSAAEPKETGATWTGEMFGQGKAAFVFEGNWAIPYLKATFPDLEYGTAELPEINGKKGTMAYTVSYVMNAASEKKEASWELISYLTGKEGMEKWTSKGFELPSRKSVAEKSGFAEDEIRGPLVAGAPYATVWADDTNLPIIFNNFNNQFISSFLGEQPLDKALKAAETQANKEIENQ, encoded by the coding sequence ATGAAAATCAAAAAAATGCTTGCAGGAATGAGTATGACAGCCTTGATGCTTGGTACGGCACTTACGGGATGCAGCGGAGACAAAGAAAAGACGGCATCAAATGGGGAAAAGACAGAAATCACACTTGCAGGCTGGGGATCGTCTCCTGAAGAGACAAAACTCCTGGATGAAATTCTAAAAGATTTCGAATCATCTCATCCAAATATAAAAGTGAAGAGAGAAACCATTGCCGATCAGTATATGGATGTGATTAAGACCCGGCTGATTGGCGGAGAGGGCCCAGATGTATTTTATCTGGACGCTTTTGAAGCACCTGGCCTCATTTCCACCGGCACTGTGCAGCCACTTGATGAATACATCAAAGAAGATTTCGATTTGAAGGATTTTGAGGAACCTTTAATCAAAGCTTTCCAAAACGAAGGCAAAACGTACGGTGTACCTAAAGGCTATTCCACACTTGCGATGTTCTACAATAAAAAAATGCTGGAAGAAGCAGGCGTTGAAGTTCCAAAAACATGGGAAGAGTTCCAGGCTGCATCAAAAAAACTTTCTAATGGAAAAGGTGTATACGGCTTCGGAGCATCTCCAGAACTTGCCCGTCTTTACCATATTGCTCAGGCAAAAGGCGGAAAAGTAGCGACGGATAACAAAGCAACATTTGCAGATCAAAAAGTAGTAGACAGTCTGCAGCCAATTGTTGATATGCACAACGTTGAAAAATCTGCAGCTGAACCGAAAGAAACAGGGGCAACATGGACGGGAGAAATGTTCGGTCAGGGAAAAGCTGCATTTGTATTTGAAGGAAACTGGGCAATTCCTTACTTAAAGGCAACTTTCCCGGATTTGGAGTATGGTACCGCTGAGCTTCCTGAAATCAATGGGAAAAAAGGAACGATGGCATACACCGTTTCCTATGTAATGAACGCAGCATCCGAAAAGAAAGAGGCTTCATGGGAATTGATATCTTACCTGACTGGTAAAGAAGGAATGGAAAAATGGACATCAAAAGGTTTTGAACTTCCAAGCCGGAAATCTGTCGCAGAAAAATCCGGTTTTGCTGAGGATGAAATCCGCGGACCACTTGTAGCGGGAGCGCCTTATGCTACGGTTTGGGCAGATGACACCAACCTGCCAATCATTTTCAATAACTTTAATAATCAGTTCATCAGCTCCTTCCTTGGTGAACAGCCGCTTGATAAAGCACTGAAAGCTGCTGAGACGCAAGCCAATAAAGAAATTGAAAACCAATAA
- a CDS encoding GGDEF domain-containing protein codes for MRILHIGIEETQAPITGLDWLGEIITASSMPEAFHLKESGCSLFDLILISEEIWLDSPAEVILKLKRGILKEDGCIIAILENETSEKVEQLYRAGANDYLVKPLTESKLLFRLNRISSGKTELDREEELLKAIRQLEKTNERLKSLTDLDSLTGIFNRRYFHTYLSKKWDNPKTDHNRIFIMMADIDAFKAFNDTYGHVKGDQCLKQVAECMKELSQKLNGITARYGGEEFIVVIENHDEKKVVQLADEIRREVEKLKIPSESGEKPKVTISIGVAGGSMDGITAYKELIDEADQALYLAKDLGGNQVINEKTKTNA; via the coding sequence ATGAGGATTTTGCATATTGGAATTGAAGAAACACAAGCACCGATTACAGGGTTGGATTGGCTGGGTGAGATCATTACTGCCTCTTCAATGCCGGAAGCTTTTCATTTAAAGGAAAGTGGCTGCAGTTTATTCGACCTCATATTGATTTCCGAGGAAATATGGCTGGATAGCCCGGCGGAGGTCATTCTTAAACTCAAGAGGGGAATCCTGAAAGAGGATGGCTGCATTATTGCCATTCTTGAAAACGAGACGTCAGAAAAGGTAGAGCAGCTATATCGTGCTGGAGCTAATGATTACCTTGTAAAACCTTTAACAGAAAGCAAGCTGCTATTCCGGTTGAATCGCATCTCCTCCGGAAAAACAGAGCTCGACCGCGAAGAAGAACTGCTGAAAGCTATACGGCAGCTTGAAAAGACAAATGAGCGGCTGAAAAGCTTGACTGACTTGGACTCCTTGACTGGGATTTTTAACCGGAGATACTTCCACACTTATCTATCAAAAAAATGGGACAATCCAAAGACGGATCATAACCGTATCTTTATTATGATGGCAGATATTGACGCTTTTAAAGCGTTCAATGATACATACGGTCATGTAAAAGGGGATCAATGCTTAAAGCAAGTAGCTGAATGCATGAAAGAATTATCCCAAAAACTTAATGGCATAACGGCCCGTTATGGCGGAGAAGAATTTATCGTCGTTATTGAAAATCATGATGAGAAGAAAGTTGTACAACTGGCAGATGAAATCAGAAGAGAAGTAGAAAAATTGAAAATCCCTAGCGAATCGGGGGAAAAACCAAAGGTAACCATTAGTATAGGGGTTGCCGGCGGAAGTATGGATGGAATAACGGCCTATAAAGAATTGATTGATGAGGCTGACCAAGCTTTATACCTCGCCAAGGATTTAGGCGGCAATCAGGTAATAAATGAAAAAACAAAAACGAATGCTTAA
- a CDS encoding NAD(P)H-dependent oxidoreductase has protein sequence MKNILIVNGHEYYRKSKGNLNSALFQTIRESLHDRFDLQETIVQMGYDSEEEIGKWQRADAVILQTPIYWFSIPGLFKHYIDQVYMDNIFFKGSEFYGKGGQFKEKHYMFSVTWNAYENAFNNENDFFEGKSVDEALYHLHKMQEFIGMKPLPTFACYDVVKNPQVEKVQRELRAHLNEVF, from the coding sequence TTGAAAAATATACTCATAGTCAATGGACACGAATATTACAGAAAATCCAAAGGCAATTTGAATTCAGCTTTATTCCAAACCATCCGAGAGTCACTCCATGATCGTTTTGATCTTCAGGAGACCATTGTCCAAATGGGCTATGATTCTGAGGAAGAGATTGGTAAATGGCAGCGGGCAGACGCTGTAATCTTACAGACACCCATCTATTGGTTCAGTATCCCCGGACTGTTTAAACATTATATTGATCAAGTGTACATGGATAATATTTTCTTTAAAGGCTCTGAATTCTATGGAAAAGGCGGACAGTTTAAGGAGAAGCATTATATGTTTTCCGTTACATGGAATGCATATGAAAATGCATTTAATAACGAAAATGATTTTTTTGAAGGGAAAAGCGTAGATGAGGCATTGTATCATCTTCACAAAATGCAGGAATTTATCGGAATGAAACCCCTGCCAACATTCGCATGTTATGATGTGGTGAAAAATCCTCAGGTTGAAAAGGTGCAGAGGGAATTAAGGGCGCATTTGAACGAGGTATTTTAG